Proteins encoded in a region of the Oncorhynchus gorbuscha isolate QuinsamMale2020 ecotype Even-year linkage group LG16, OgorEven_v1.0, whole genome shotgun sequence genome:
- the LOC124000319 gene encoding acetylcholine receptor subunit gamma-like — MNFAMARRSFWTCLIATAGLLWGVTIPVTCNEESKLIGDLFRGYNKNIRPAAHPTDKVEVQVKLILTNLISLNEKEETLTTNVWIEIQWNDIRLAWNTSEYFGIEVIRVPYNTVWLPDIVLENNIDGKFDVAYYANVLIYSSGYMYWLPPAIYRSTCAIEITYFPFDYQNCTLVFRSQTYSANELEIMLAVDTETEQPIEWVDIDPEAFTENGEWAIKHRPARKLINSRYTPDDLEYQEISFNLVIQRKPLFYIINIILPCSLISSLVVLAYFLPAQAGGQKLTVSISVLLAQTVFLFLIAQKVPETSLNVPLIGKYLIFVMSVTTLIATNQIVVLNISLRSPNTHTMSHTIKHVFLELVPRFLGMDPLVDDGEAEVNGVRERRRSSFGLMQRAEEYVLKQPRSEMMFDKQRERHGLTRSVVDGIDVSTTASLYKSLAQAAPEIKECVDACNFITESTKQANDIGSEMESWVLIGKMIDKVCFWVAMALFSIGTVAIFLTGHFNSVPDFPFPGENKRYLPS; from the exons ATGAACTTTGCGATGGCAAGGCGCTCCTTTTGGACGTGTTTGATTGCAACTGCAGGCCTACTCTGGGGTGTGACAATACCAG TGACTTGTAATGAGGAGTCTAAGCTGATTGGGGATCTGTTCAGAGGCTACAACAAGAACATCCGTCCAGCGGCGCACCCCACTGACAAGGTGGAGGTGCAGGTCAAGCTGATCCTCACCAACCTCATCTCCCTG AACGAAAAGGAAGAGACTCTCACAACTAATGTCTGGATTGAGATC CAATGGAATGATATTCGCCTAGCCTGGAACACCTCTGAGTATTTTGGCATCGAGGTTATCCGTGTGCCTTACAACACAGTGTGGCTTCCTGACATTGTCCTTGAGAACAA CATTGATGGCAAGTTTGACGTGGCCTACTATGCCAATGTGTTAATCTACTCCAGTGGCTACATGTACTGGCTGCCTCCAGCTATCTACCGCAGCACATGTGCCATAGAAATCACCTACTTCCCCTTTGACTACCAGAACTGCACTTTAGTCTTTAGGTCCCAGACTTACAGTGCAAATGAGTTGGAAATCATGCTGGCTGTTGACACGGAGACTGAACAGCCCATTGAGTGGGTGGACATTGATCCTGAGGCCTTCACTG AGAATGGTGAGTGGGCCATAAAGCACCGGCCAGCCAGGAAGCTGATCAACTCACGCTACACTCCTGATGACCTGGAGTACCAGGAGATCTCCTTCAACCTGGTCATCCAGAGGAAACCTCTGTTCTACATCATCAACATCATTCTGCCCTGCTCACTTATCTCCTCCTTGGTCGTCCTGGCCTACTTCCTACCTGCACAGG CTGGGGGACAGAAGTTGACTGTGTCCATCTCTGTCCTGCTGGCTCAGACTGTCTTCCTCTTTCTTATTGCTCAGAAGGTCCCTGAGACATCTCTCAATGTCCCTCTCATTGGCAA GTACCTGATCTTTGTCATGTCTGTGACAACGCTCATCGCCACCAACCAAATCGTGGTGCTCAACATCTCCCTCCGCAGTCCCAACACCCACACCATGTCTCACACTATCAAACAC gTCTTCCTGGAGCTTGTCCCCCGATTCCTGGGTATGGACCCTCTGGTGGATGATGGAGAGGCGGAGGTGAATGGAGTGAGGGAGCGACGGCGTAGCTCGTTCGGCCTGATGCAGAGAGCGGAGGAGTATGTGCTAAAACAACCACGCAGCGAGATGATGtttgacaaacagagagagaggcatggccTCACACGATCCGTTG TGGATGGGATTGATGTGAGCACCACAGCCAGCCTGTACAAGAGCCTCGCCCAAGCTGCTCCAGAAATCAAGGAATGTGTGGATGCTTGTAACTTTATCACTGAGAGCACAAAGCAAGCAAATGACATTGGATCA GAAATGGAGAGCTGGGTATTGATTGGGAAGATGATTGACAAGGTTTGTTTCTGGGTGGCCATGGCTCTCTTCTCCATCGGAACGGTCGCCATCTTTCTCACGGGACATTTCAACTCTGTCCCAGATTTTCCATTCCCTGGGGAAAACAAACGATACCTCCCCAGTTAG